From a single Planctellipticum variicoloris genomic region:
- a CDS encoding DUF1501 domain-containing protein has product MNPWMEFQQTINRRALLQHSASAIGTAALAGLFASETRAQEAAAAQLTHFAPKAKRIVYLFQSGGPSHLELYDHKPKLKELHGTELPDSIRQGQRLTGMTSGQKSFPVVAPKFAFQQAGQNGTWISELLPHTAKVIDDICLIRSMHTEAINHDPAITFIQTGSQQPGRPSLGAWLSYGLGSEAEDLPAFIVLISHGSGKDANQGLLERLWGSGFLPSNHQGVKLRSSGDPVLYLSDPPGIDRDLRRAMLDGLAKLNQRELAQSGDPEIATRIAQYEMAFRMQASVPELTDLSTETAQTFELYGDEAKQPGTFAANCLLARRLLERGVRCVQLYHRGWDQHGGLPLNIPKQAHDVDQPQAALITDLKQRGMLEDTLIVWAGEFGRTVYGQGGLQENYGRDHHGRCFSVWLAGGGIKSGVVHGETDDYGYNITRDPVHIHDLNATILHCLGYDHKRLTFRFQGRDYRLTDVHGEVVGALLA; this is encoded by the coding sequence ATGAATCCGTGGATGGAATTCCAGCAAACAATCAACCGCCGGGCGCTGCTGCAGCACTCCGCCTCCGCCATCGGCACGGCCGCGCTGGCCGGGTTGTTCGCGAGTGAGACTCGGGCGCAGGAAGCCGCTGCGGCTCAACTCACGCACTTCGCCCCGAAGGCCAAACGGATCGTCTACCTGTTCCAGTCGGGCGGGCCGTCGCACCTGGAGCTGTACGATCACAAGCCAAAGCTCAAGGAGCTGCATGGGACCGAACTCCCCGATTCGATCCGCCAGGGCCAGCGGCTGACCGGCATGACCAGCGGCCAGAAGAGTTTTCCGGTCGTCGCTCCGAAGTTCGCGTTTCAACAGGCGGGGCAGAACGGAACGTGGATCAGCGAACTGCTGCCCCACACGGCAAAAGTTATCGACGACATCTGCCTGATCCGCTCGATGCACACCGAGGCGATCAACCACGATCCTGCCATTACATTCATTCAGACCGGTTCGCAGCAGCCCGGCCGGCCGTCGCTGGGGGCCTGGCTGAGCTATGGCCTCGGCAGCGAAGCCGAAGACCTCCCCGCGTTTATCGTGCTGATCTCGCACGGTTCGGGGAAAGACGCCAACCAGGGGTTGCTGGAGCGGCTGTGGGGGAGCGGCTTCCTGCCGTCGAATCACCAGGGGGTGAAGCTCCGCAGCAGTGGCGATCCGGTGCTGTATCTGTCCGATCCGCCGGGGATCGACCGCGATCTCCGCCGGGCGATGCTCGACGGCCTGGCGAAGCTCAACCAGCGCGAGCTCGCGCAGTCGGGCGATCCGGAAATCGCCACCCGGATCGCGCAGTACGAGATGGCGTTCCGGATGCAGGCCTCAGTCCCCGAACTGACCGACCTGTCGACGGAAACGGCGCAGACGTTCGAGCTCTACGGCGACGAAGCGAAGCAGCCCGGTACGTTCGCCGCCAACTGCCTGCTGGCCCGCCGGCTGCTGGAGCGGGGCGTCCGTTGCGTGCAGCTCTATCACCGCGGCTGGGACCAGCACGGCGGCCTGCCGCTGAACATCCCGAAGCAGGCCCACGACGTCGACCAGCCTCAGGCCGCGCTGATCACCGATCTCAAGCAGCGGGGAATGCTCGAAGACACGCTCATCGTCTGGGCGGGCGAGTTCGGCCGGACGGTGTATGGCCAGGGGGGCCTGCAGGAGAACTACGGCCGGGACCACCACGGCCGGTGTTTCTCAGTCTGGCTGGCTGGCGGCGGGATCAAATCGGGCGTCGTTCACGGCGAGACGGACGACTACGGCTACAACATCACCCGCGACCCGGTCCACATCCACGACCTCAACGCAACCATCCTGCACTGCCTGGGCTACGACCACAAACGCCTGACCTTCCGGTTCCAGGGCCGCGACTACCGGCTGACCGATGTGCATGGGGAGGTGGTGGGAGCGCTATTGGCGTAG
- a CDS encoding DUF433 domain-containing protein, which yields MIPLDRITHDPQVMGGKPCIRGMRVTVGTIVGLIASGATTEEILADYPYLETADIPAALSYAAWRAEEVEVPLVRS from the coding sequence ATGATTCCGCTGGATCGAATTACGCACGACCCTCAGGTGATGGGGGGCAAGCCCTGCATCCGGGGGATGCGCGTGACGGTGGGGACGATTGTCGGCCTGATCGCCAGCGGCGCGACGACGGAGGAGATCCTGGCGGACTATCCGTATCTGGAGACCGCGGACATTCCGGCGGCGCTGTCGTATGCCGCTTGGCGAGCGGAAGAGGTGGAAGTTCCGCTGGTTCGGTCATGA
- a CDS encoding DUF5615 family PIN-like protein: protein MKLLVDMNLTPRWCDVLRGEGWDAVHWSEVGMATAPDSELMAWALRENRIVLTHDLDFGAMLAATRSAGPSVAQVRTQDVRPEALSATLIPLLRQFESELTAGALLVVDEGRSRVRVLPLSKE, encoded by the coding sequence ATGAAGCTCCTGGTCGATATGAATCTGACCCCGCGCTGGTGCGATGTCCTGCGTGGCGAGGGCTGGGACGCCGTTCACTGGTCCGAAGTCGGGATGGCGACGGCTCCAGACTCTGAGCTCATGGCGTGGGCTCTCCGCGAGAACCGGATCGTTCTGACGCACGATCTGGATTTCGGCGCGATGCTCGCAGCAACTCGGTCGGCCGGCCCAAGTGTTGCGCAAGTTCGAACGCAAGACGTTCGACCAGAAGCCTTATCGGCGACGCTGATTCCCCTGTTGCGCCAGTTTGAATCGGAACTGACTGCCGGCGCGTTGCTGGTCGTGGACGAAGGTCGTTCTCGCGTGCGGGTCTTGCCGTTGTCAAAGGAATAG